In a genomic window of Quercus lobata isolate SW786 chromosome 4, ValleyOak3.0 Primary Assembly, whole genome shotgun sequence:
- the LOC115984158 gene encoding disease resistance protein RPM1-like, with protein MAEIAVSGAITVLATVLPFLDKISSSVGDRRNIEVVGKWLNTMKAYLKDTEGREHTAGLKDRVQQVQDLANETQDAIEEFMYAVPEHFHHHLITKFLHEVAHSVKDLPALRRLSSRMADIKQKVDDIERFDTLRICPSPVALSSTTAGEVSETYNSFSRNDHHVLVGIQRRVGALLDRVLRGDQPRDVISVIGDPGSGKSTVIHEVFEMVKNSFECNAWFSVFPSSKDFLEKLCQELELPSDPGRPNKKSLQFHLQQKRYILVFDGIWSEYQWRSIKELLPCNIKQGSKIIISTRNRNLASICTSSHDYIYDLNLNPLTWEEAWELFCTKVFQGDKCPDHLVDWCEKIVIRCEKSPHAIVAVANFLSNKPRIGTGFKNVLDSLECEPGHPVSLSCYKIFSQSYYHLLPNLKSCFLHFRNFPEGHSVTRGRLICQWIGCGFIEKRECTTLEQVAYEYLDELVQMSMVCVTSRNSDGRIRSCRVSNLARGFILSVSEKNFINVLRSRSASLEGEKPRHLSLHNCCPSMLQRTDLSYVRTFSMFGGDNISESMANELLKNFKLMTCLDLENAALQHFPEVVNLTLLRYLSLRSTRIYSVPKSIKKLLNLMVLDLGNTLITKLPKMTLELPKLLYLFVGCPNADVGAQVYLGSKCSTSLQKLSLIKANYKEISIVKELGNFIDLRKLGITELKEIEGKYLCASIEKMKHLYSLSVSSASKEVYLDLKDMKKSPQLLQKLSLGGRLKEIPAWVGKLDNLYKIELKWSKLQNSPLEALHALPSLKELQLYAAYTGVFLVFNAHSFLELRILEIEKCNRLNEVVILEQALPKLQKLIIRNCQNLATVCMTKKMVSQLEEARVPEDCIRIIEE; from the coding sequence ATGGCAGAAATTGCAGTCTCAGGAGCAATAACTGTACTTGCCACGGTGCTACCATTTCTCGACAAAATATCTTCTTCCGTCGGCGACCGTCGTAACATTGAAGTAGTAGGAAAATGGTTGAATACTATGAAAGCTTACCTGAAGGACACGGAAGGAAGAGAACATACAGCAGGTTTGAAGGATCGAGTTCAACAAGTGCAAGATTTAGCAAATGAGACTCAAGATGCAATTGAAGAGTTCATGTATGCAGTTCCTGAACACTTCCATCATCATCTGATCACGAAATTTCTTCACGAGGTTGCTCACTCTGTTAAGGACCTTCCTGCACTGAGGCGATTGTCCTCCCGCATGGCAGATATCAAGCAAAAAGTCGACGACATCGAACGCTTTGATACACTTCGCATTTGTCCCTCTCCAGTTGCTTTAAGTTCTACTACAGCTGGAGAGGTATCAGAGACTTATAATTCATTTTCCAGGAATGACCATCATGTTCTTGTGGGCATTCAGAGGCGTGTAGGGGCACTTCTTGATCGTGTTTTAAGGGGAGATCAGCCAAGGGATGTAATTTCAGTAATCGGAGACCCGGGTTCAGGTAAATCCACTGTTATCCACGAAGTCTTTGAAATGGTCAAAAATAGTTTTGAATGCAATGCTTGGTTTTCTGTCTTTCCCTCTAGTAAGGACTTCTTAGAGAAACTTTGTCAGGAACTGGAATTACCTTCTGACCCAGGAAGACCAAACAAAAAGAGTTTGCAGTTTCATTTACAACAAAAAAGATACATCCTTGTCTTTGATGGTATTTGGTCTGAATATCAATGGCGCAGCATTAAAGAGTTACTTCCTTGTAATATAAAACAGGGTAGTAAAATAATCATCTCCACTCGTAATCGCAATTTAGCTTCTATTTGTACAAGCTCTCATGATTATATCTATGATCTCAACCTTAATCCATTAACATGGGAAGAGGCGTGGGAGCTCTTCTGTACGAAGGTCTTTCAAGGTGATAAATGCCCGGATCATTTGGTTGATTGGTGTGAGAAAATTGTGATAAGATGTGAAAAATCGCCACATGCAATTGTTGCAGTTGCCAATTTCTTGTCAAATAAGCCACGTATTGGGACGGGGTTTAAGAATGTACTTGATAGCCTCGAATGTGAACCAGGACATCCTGTCTCTCTTTCCTGCTATAAAATTTTCTCGCAGAGTTATTACCATCTACTGCCCAACCTCAAGTCTTGTTTCTTGCACTTTCGCAATTTTCCCGAGGGTCACTCTGTTACACGTGGAAGACTAATCTGCCAATGGATAGGTTGTGGGTTCATTGAGAAAAGAGAATGTACAACTCTGGAGCAGGTGGCATATGAGTACTTAGATGAGCTAGTTCAAATGAGCATGGTTTGTGTGACCAGTCGCAATTCTGACGGACGAATAAGGAGTTGTCGAGTTTCTAATCTTGCAAGAGGGTTCATCCTTTCCGTGTCTGAGAAGAACTTCATTAATGTTCTTAGAAGTCGAAGTGCCAGTTTGGAAGGTGAGAAACCCCGTCACTTATCTCTTCACAATTGCTGCCCCTCCATGCTACAAAGGACAGACCTCTCTTATGTTCGTACCTTTTCTATGTTTGGGGGAGACAATATTTCAGAATCAATGGCCAATGAACTTCTCAAAAACTTCAAGTTAATGACATGTCTAGACCTGGAAAATGCAGCCTTGCAACATTTTCCAGAAGTTGTCAACCTCACACTGCTAAGGTACTTAAGTTTGAGGAGTACAAGGATATATTCAGTTCCAAAATCTATTAAGAAGCTTCTGAACTTAATGGTTTTGGACCTTGGAAATACTCTTATCACCAAGTTGCCCAAGATGACCCTTGAACTTCCTAAGTTGCTCTATTTGTTTGTTGGTTGCCCAAATGCTGATGTAGGAGCACAAGTGTATCTAGGAAGTAAGTGTTCCACTTCGTTGCAGAAGCTGTCGCTTATCAAGGCAAACTATAAGGAAATAAGCATTGTTAAAGAGTTGGGGAACTTCATTGACCTGAGGAAACTAGGGATCACAGAACTCAAGGAAATAGAAGGAAAATATTTGTGTGCATCCATTGAGAAGATGAAGCATCTTTATTCTTTATCTGTGAGCTCAGCTAGCAAAGAGGTGTATCTTGATTTGAAAGATATGAAAAAGTCTCCTCAACTGCTTCAAAAACTATCTCTTGGAGGGAGGTTGAAGGAAATTCCAGCATGGGTTGGTAAACTTGATAATTTGTATAAAATTGAGCTCAAATGGTCAAAACTGCAAAACAGCCCACTTGAGGCCCTTCATGCTTTGCCTTCTCTAAAGGAGCTACAACTGTATGCTGCTTACACTGGTGTGTTTCTGGTATTTAATGCTCATTCATTTCTAGAATTGAGGAtactagaaattgaaaaatgcAACCGGTTAAACGAGGTAGTGATTCTAGAACAAGCACTGCCTAAACTTCAGAAGCTGATCATAAGAAATTGTCAAAACCTAGCCACGGTGTGCATGACAAAGAAAATGGTAAGCCAGCTTGAGGAAGCGCGTGTTCCAGAAGACTGTATTAGAATAATAGAAGAATGA
- the LOC115986138 gene encoding uncharacterized protein LOC115986138, with the protein MRRLSWNCQGLGNLWTVQSLHKLVREQVPNVCFLMETRLDKSGFEKHCGDLPFKNKLILKKPNSSGGLALLWKEEMNLDVINFTDNHILAKVVEDDGFVWHLTGFYGWPKANEKQKSWALLTHLRFFIEGPWCCIGDFNAILHASEKQSVHAPYYNQMEDFRVALEDCGLADLGFSGHKCTWTNRRPGSAHTKQRLDRATANRVWMEKFPASSVSHLFSHASDHLPILLKTMKDQQVRGRGFGGFKFEENWLLWDDCEEVVTEAGAKGGGDSLGLRGVRDCIQTCGAELYAWGSSKTKLET; encoded by the coding sequence ATGAGGCGCTTAAGTtggaactgccaagggcttgggaacctttGGACAGTTCAAAGCCTTCACAAATTAGTGAGGGAACAAGTTCCTAATGTATGTTTCTTGATGGAAACAAGGTTAGATAAAAGTGGTTTTGAGAAGCATTGTGGTGActtaccttttaaaaataaattgattctGAAAAAGCCAAATTCGAGTGGTGGGTTGGCATTACTGTGGAAAGAAGAGATGAACTTAGATGTTATTAATTTTACCGATAACCATATTTTAGCAAAGGTAGTGGAAGACGATGGTTTTGTGTGGCACCTCACAGGGTTCTATGGATGGCCAAAGGCAAATGAAAAGCAGAAGTCATGGGCTCTTTTAACTCATCTACGGTTTTTCATTGAGGGTCCTTGGTGTTGTATAGGTGATTTTAATGCCATTCTTCATGCATCTGAAAAGCAAAGTGTCCATGCACCTTATTATAATCAAATGGAGGATTTTCGGGTTGCTTTGGAGGATTGTGGGCTGGCTGATTTGGGGTTTTCCGGGCATAAATGTACATGGACTAATAGGCGGCCAGGTTCAGCCCATACAAAACAAAGGCTGGATAGAGCTACAGCTAATAGGGTGTGGATGGAAAAATTTCCTGCAAGTTCGGTGTCTCATTTGTTCAGCCATGCTTCTGATCATCTAcctattttgttgaaaactatGAAGGATCAGCAAGTTAGAGGAAGGGGGTTTGGTGGCTTCAAGTTTGAAGAGAACTGGTTGTTGTGGGATGATTGTGAGGAAGTCGTGACTGAGGCAGGGGCAAAAGGTGGTGGTGACAGCTTAGGTTTGAGAGGTGTTAGGGACTGTATCCAAACTTGTGGGGCTGAATTGTATGCTTGGGGTTCTTCAAAGACCAAACTAGAAACTTAG